The DNA region TGGCGCAGCTGGGCGATGGCTTCGAGGAGGATGATGTTGATACTGGCCAGGCCGATGTTGCCTTCATTGTGGCCGGAGTAGAGGAGCATTTCACGGCAAAGGTCCGAGGCTTTGAGGCCGTCGGTTTCGATGGATGCGAGGCAGTCATCGATCGTGGTGTGGGTTTCCGCCTGGGTGCGGGCGAGCGATGCGTTGCCGAGGATTGCGCTGATCAGTTCGTTGAAGTTGTTGGCTACGCCGCTTGCAAGGATGCCGAGGCTCTCACGCTTCTGGGCGCTGAGGAGTCGGCGCTCAAGCAGCGACTGCTTGTGGTCCAGCGCTTGTTTGGTGATGGCTGTGCTGAGAACTGCGCCGACAACGCGCAGGGCGTCGATTTGGTCGGACGACCACGACTGCTTGGTGGTGTGGTGGTCGAAGCGCAGGAAGCCCCACAGGAGGTCTTGCTTGAACAACGGGATGATCAGAAGTGACTCCACGCCGATGGCTTGGAGCTTTTCACGGTCCGGTGTGTCGAAATCTGGCAGGGATCCGGAAATCTCCGCGCCCTGGCGCAGCGTGTCGATCCATGCTTGGCAGACGAGTTGTTGGTTTTCCTTGGTGATCTCCTCGTAGCAAGAGATGTCCACTTCATTTGGCTGTCCTGCAACGTTTTGCCAGACGGTGACCGCTTCGAGGTCTGGTTCGTCTGCTTCGAGGCGTTGGCGGACGAGGGAGACGCGGTCGATTGTATTACACTCGAGGAGCGCTCCGAGGAGGCTGCGGGCTTCTTGCTCCCACTCCGAACCTTGCATGAACTCAAGCGACGAGTTGGCGAGGGCTCGCAGAACGACTTCACGTTCCTGAAGCGAGGTCTCTGCTAGGATGCGGCGAGTGACGTCAAAGATGAATGATGTCGTGGTGGCTGGGTTGCCTTTTTCGTCGTGGACGATTGTATTTTGCCATTGGGTGGCAACAACCTGACCGTCTTTGGTCTGAGTTTGCCAGACGCGGGAGGTTTCCTCGGAGTCGGTGGCCAATGGATTGCCGCTTGGGCAGGTGAGGTGTCCGGCTGCTGTGGCTGGGATGAGGGTCTTGATCGGCATGCCGAGCGCTTCGTCCCGGGTGTAGCCGAAGATGCGCTCTGCAGCGGGGTTCCACGCGACGACCTTTTGCTGGGTGTCCCACTCGATGATCGCGGTGGCGGTGTCTTCGAGGAGGGCTGCAATGCGGCGTTGGGCCTGTTTGAGGCGGCTCAGCTGGGTGCGTTGCTCGGTGATGTTGCGTCCGACGGTGAGGACTCGGACGATCTGGCCTTCGTCGTTGCGGACTGGAACTTGGAGGATGTCGAGGTGGATCTCCTCGACATTGCCGGCGGCTACCGTGACCGCTTCGAAGCGGTTGCTGGTGGCGCCTTGGGCGATGGCATTGAAGCCCTCGGCGATCTGCATCAGGATCTGACGTGAGTGGCCGGAAACGGTGCGGGCGATTTCCGCCGGGGTGCGGCCGTTGAGGTCTGCGCTGAGGACGTTGTGGGTACGTGGGTTGGAGTAGCGGAACTTGCCCTCGCGGTTTTGCAGCATCATCAAGTCCGGCGAGCGCTCGAGGATGGAGTTGAGTGTGCGGTTGCGTACCTCAAGCTGGCGTTCCGACTCGGCCAGTTCCTCGGTGCGTTGGGTTACTCGGTTCTCGATGACCGCTGTATGGCGCGAGAGGATGAACATGACCACCGCCGCGAGGCCGATCGTGGAGAGCGACAGAATGAGGAGGATTCTTGGCAGAGGGCTCTCGTGCTGCTGAATCCATGCGAGGGTTGGGTTGAAGAGGACGCTCAGGGTGTCGCCTCGGACGTCGAGCAGGTATTGCTGCGAAGGAGTCTCCTCAGGGTCCACCATGGCCGGGGAGCTCTCGCCTTCGCGGTAGATGGCATTGCGCCACATGATGAGGCGTTGCTGTCCGTCTGCGTTTTTATAGGTGACGCGGACGTCATGGCTGAGGGCGAGCTCGTTTGGCAGGGTGTCGTTGATCAGGCTGCTGATGCTGATGAACGAGAGAAGGGTGAATTGAGCGGCGTTGTCGCTCTTGGGTGGAGCTGCATACCAAATGAGTTGGTTGGTGCCTTCTTGGGACTCACTGAGAGGGAGGGAGTCCAACAGGATGCCACCTGAGAGAGTCTTGGAGGTGTCGATGTCGAGGTTGGGCTCGGTGGAGGATAGCCAGAGGCTGTCAATTGCGGAGCGCAGCGATCCCTTTGCGGCGATGTCGACGATTTCAAGTGGTGCGTCTGGCGTCGAGCGGGAGGCGAGAACCAGCGCGGACGATGCGGGGAGTCCTTCAAGGACTCGTGGTGCGTTTAGGCGGAAGGTGGTGCCGGCGGATTCGATCGACTGCTGGTCGCCGATGTTGGCGGCGAGCATTTCGATGTTTTGTCCGATGTGCTGTTCCTTTTCGCTGAGCGTGCGGCCGATCGAATTGACGTCGCGCGCGACCAGTTCGCGTAATGAGTTGCCGCTTCCTGCTTTGGTCAGGTGGTTGACGACGATGCCGACGGCGACGGCTACGAGGAGGACGCCGACAATAGCGAGAGAGCGGCTGAGTCCGTGGCCCTGGGTGCGTCTCTTTTTCTCACTGGGTGGTGAGGTAGGCACTTGGGCAGTCCATTGCGCGGACTTCGCGGAAGAAGGCTTGGGAGATTTGCTCATGCGGGGGAATTTGGGGCGCGGAGGGTGTCCGCGCCCTGTCATGCGTGGGAGAGGATCCTAAGCTTGTGCAATAGAGCCCGCGGTGAGTAAAGGTGAATCGGCGGTGGCGTAGGTCATTTTTCAAACCTGCGAAGCTCGATTTCGGTGATGATGATGGTCTTTGAAAAAGGTCAGCGGTAACTTTATTGGGGATTTTTTCAAAAAGGGAGATTGGCAGTTGACGTAGGGGTGTGTCAGTTGGCACTGTCTGCGCTCGCCCCCGCGCATCTCAAGGATTCGTTGCCAATTTTGGTTGGTGGAAGTCCGTGGTTACGAGGGTCAAAAATCTCATCAAATGCGTGCGATTAAGGGTTGCGCCCTCGCTGGATGTTTGCTGAGACTCTCTAGGATTTTTTTTCAATGAGCGAACGCTATCAAATTAAGAGCAAGATCGGCCAAGGCGGTATCGGCGCGGTTTACAGGGCACTCGATACGCACTTGCAACGAGAGGTCGCCATTAAGCGCCTCCTCCCCCCCGATGAAAGTGAGTCTTTCGATGAGGATCCTACCCAGGGGTTGATTCGTGAGGCGACCACGCTTTCCACGTTGCAGCACCCTAACATTGTGTCCGTTTATGACGTCGGTCAGGATGATGACGGTGCGTTCGTGGTGATGGAGCTAGTGGACGGTGAGACTTTCGAGGAAGTGGTCCAGCGAGGGTTGCTGACTCTTGAGGATTTCAACGAATTGGTCGGGCAATCGCTTGAGGCGTTGATTGCTGCACAGGATAAGAACCTGGTGCACCGCGACATCAAGCCGACCAACCTGATGGTGAAGTGGCTGCCGAGTGGGCGCTTCCAGTTCAAGTTGCTCGATTTTGGATTGGCAAAGTTCAGTCCGCGTCCGTCCAAGCAGACGATTGGCTTGGGAGACTCGATCCTCGGCTCGATCCACTTCATGGCTCCAGAGCAGTTTGAGCGTCGTCCATTGGACTGCCGTACCGACTTGTACGCCATCGGTTGTATTTACTACTTCGGTTTGACGGGCCGCTATCCATTTGATGGCGAGACCGCAGCTGAGGTGATGGCTGCGCACTTGCAGCACAGCGTGACGCCGTTGGAAGAACACCGTCCGGACATTCCGCGCCGATTCACCAACTGGGTGATGTGGATGATCAGCCGCGAGGTTGAGGATCGTCCGAAGGATGCAAAGCATGCGCTTGATGTTTTCTTGAACCCGAATGCGAACATTCCGGGCGCTAGCTCGGGAGCGACAGGGCGTCTGGTGGTGCCGGCCGGGGCGGTTGCGGGAGCAGCAACCCCAGGAACCGGGGCTGTGAATCCGGGAACCTCCGCTTATGTGAACCCAGCTACAGGGCAGATCGCCACGGCTGGGGGAACCGGGCCAGTTCACCCGGGAACAGGGCAGGTTTCGACG from Sulfuriroseicoccus oceanibius includes:
- a CDS encoding PAS domain-containing sensor histidine kinase, which codes for MSKSPKPSSAKSAQWTAQVPTSPPSEKKRRTQGHGLSRSLAIVGVLLVAVAVGIVVNHLTKAGSGNSLRELVARDVNSIGRTLSEKEQHIGQNIEMLAANIGDQQSIESAGTTFRLNAPRVLEGLPASSALVLASRSTPDAPLEIVDIAAKGSLRSAIDSLWLSSTEPNLDIDTSKTLSGGILLDSLPLSESQEGTNQLIWYAAPPKSDNAAQFTLLSFISISSLINDTLPNELALSHDVRVTYKNADGQQRLIMWRNAIYREGESSPAMVDPEETPSQQYLLDVRGDTLSVLFNPTLAWIQQHESPLPRILLILSLSTIGLAAVVMFILSRHTAVIENRVTQRTEELAESERQLEVRNRTLNSILERSPDLMMLQNREGKFRYSNPRTHNVLSADLNGRTPAEIARTVSGHSRQILMQIAEGFNAIAQGATSNRFEAVTVAAGNVEEIHLDILQVPVRNDEGQIVRVLTVGRNITEQRTQLSRLKQAQRRIAALLEDTATAIIEWDTQQKVVAWNPAAERIFGYTRDEALGMPIKTLIPATAAGHLTCPSGNPLATDSEETSRVWQTQTKDGQVVATQWQNTIVHDEKGNPATTTSFIFDVTRRILAETSLQEREVVLRALANSSLEFMQGSEWEQEARSLLGALLECNTIDRVSLVRQRLEADEPDLEAVTVWQNVAGQPNEVDISCYEEITKENQQLVCQAWIDTLRQGAEISGSLPDFDTPDREKLQAIGVESLLIIPLFKQDLLWGFLRFDHHTTKQSWSSDQIDALRVVGAVLSTAITKQALDHKQSLLERRLLSAQKRESLGILASGVANNFNELISAILGNASLARTQAETHTTIDDCLASIETDGLKASDLCREMLLYSGHNEGNIGLASINIILLEAIAQLRHSISDKIEIVTDFASGLPVVEGDAEQLKQAIYNVLLNAAEAMVTSTGLIRIQTGIAVAPSQNQQNSELSEDDQTRVFIRITDTGCGIDSRSLDHIFDPFFSTKAQGRGLGLTLVQTAIEAHEGSIKVTSEIDHGTVVNISLPSRNQGDLKRHTARVRPLLQLNGTVLYAESDSVQRAEGVAILRKFGLRVDAVSDGQQAVDLISARPDRYLLVIMDLRMPVMDGLTALTQILKLHDNQRIILTSSRSFTSETHRLVDEGIAVTIEKPLDEAQLSGAIQQLLDRYPAH